A region from the Muribaculum gordoncarteri genome encodes:
- the dacB gene encoding D-alanyl-D-alanine carboxypeptidase/D-alanyl-D-alanine endopeptidase yields the protein MKHLIAFLFLSFALCAGAASPIVFKGDEAALEGIYVMELATGKCLKSYNAEKAFTPASVTKCLTAASAVRMLGKDSPFTTAVTLHGEIVDGVLSGNVVVHGCGDPTLESGSFPSNKGFVNDIVAWVRQQGIDSIAGEVLVDNGGFPEIGVSPYWLLEDIAWEYGAGLYGLNYKDNSFSMRLYPGDGSTGVDTTPAVPGLEVVNSLRSGSKGDVMAMRGEGSYILNVYGTVRGESYASRYSMPYPDFVLRDEIVDALGSAGIGCGNEFMEVKVNGITPLRHKSPLRDEILRVMMLKSNNLFAEGMLRSLSSAKGLHTADAALEVQSDYWKGEGVDFSSIKVCDGSGLARTNRFTPKFLGDILAKMSSDKDYVSLFPLAGKEGTVRSLLADTRLAGRLALKSGSMNGVLCYAGYKLDASRRPTHVVVIMVNGFNCRAADVRVAIRKYLLTLF from the coding sequence ATGAAACATTTGATTGCTTTTCTATTTTTGAGCTTTGCGTTATGTGCCGGTGCTGCGTCACCAATAGTGTTCAAGGGTGATGAGGCTGCGCTTGAGGGCATATACGTTATGGAGCTTGCCACCGGAAAATGCCTGAAGTCCTATAATGCCGAGAAGGCGTTTACTCCGGCATCGGTTACAAAGTGCCTCACTGCAGCGTCGGCTGTGAGAATGTTGGGTAAGGATAGTCCGTTCACTACTGCCGTCACATTGCATGGCGAGATCGTCGACGGAGTGTTGTCGGGAAATGTCGTGGTGCATGGCTGCGGCGATCCAACGTTGGAGTCGGGGAGTTTTCCATCTAACAAGGGTTTTGTAAATGACATTGTTGCCTGGGTGCGTCAACAGGGCATTGACTCAATAGCCGGGGAGGTTTTGGTCGACAACGGCGGATTTCCCGAAATAGGCGTGTCGCCCTATTGGTTGCTTGAGGACATTGCCTGGGAATATGGTGCGGGACTCTATGGCTTGAACTATAAGGACAACAGTTTCTCGATGCGTTTGTATCCCGGCGACGGGTCGACGGGTGTCGACACTACACCGGCCGTTCCGGGGCTTGAAGTTGTCAATTCACTGCGCAGCGGCTCAAAGGGCGATGTCATGGCAATGCGAGGCGAGGGCTCCTATATATTAAATGTGTATGGCACCGTCAGGGGCGAGAGTTATGCGTCACGCTATTCGATGCCCTATCCTGACTTTGTGTTGCGTGACGAAATTGTCGATGCACTGGGTAGTGCCGGCATCGGGTGCGGCAACGAGTTCATGGAGGTCAAGGTTAATGGCATCACTCCGTTAAGGCACAAGTCGCCGTTGCGCGACGAGATATTGCGCGTAATGATGCTTAAGAGCAATAACCTTTTTGCTGAGGGAATGTTGCGCTCGCTTTCGTCGGCCAAGGGGCTGCACACTGCCGATGCCGCTCTTGAGGTACAGAGTGATTATTGGAAGGGTGAAGGCGTCGACTTCTCCTCGATAAAGGTGTGTGACGGTAGCGGACTTGCGCGCACCAACCGTTTCACCCCGAAGTTTCTTGGTGACATATTGGCTAAGATGTCGTCTGACAAGGATTATGTGTCATTGTTCCCGTTGGCGGGAAAGGAGGGCACTGTAAGGTCGCTTCTTGCCGACACGAGGCTTGCCGGACGGTTGGCACTGAAGTCGGGCAGCATGAACGGTGTGCTGTGCTATGCCGGTTACAAGCTTGACGCCTCACGCCGTCCCACCCATGTGGTTGTCATAATGGTGAACGGTTTTAATTGTCGTGCGGCCGATGTGCGTGTCGCTATACGCAAGTATCTGCTCACCCTGTTTTGA
- the guaB gene encoding IMP dehydrogenase, translating into MSFIADRVKMDGLTFDDVLLIPAYSEVLPRCVDLTTKFSRNITLNVPLVSAAMDTVTEARLAIAIAREGGIGVIHKNMSIAEQARQVHAVKRAENGMIYDPVTIKRGSTVRDALAMMEEFHIGGIPVVDDDRKLVGIVTNRDLRFEQNLNRLIDEVMTSKNLVTTSQTTNLEEAASILQQHKIEKLPVVDNEGRLVGLVTYKDITKAKDKPNACKDALGRLRVAAGVGVTPDVMDRVDALVAAGVDAIVIDTAHGHSAGVVGVLRSVKEKYPNIDVVVGNIATGEAAKFLVENGADGVKVGIGPGSICTTRVIAGVGVPQLSAVYDVAKALEGTNVPLIADGGIRYSGDIVKALAAGAYSVMLGGMLAGVEESPGDTIIYNGRKYKAYRGMGSLEAMEKGSKDRYFQAGETDTRKLVPEGIAARVPFKGSLYEVTYQMLGGLRAGMGYCGAKNIDKLHSAKFTRITNAGVAESHPHDVAITSEAPNYSASHQ; encoded by the coding sequence ATGTCATTTATTGCAGATAGAGTAAAAATGGACGGTCTTACATTTGACGATGTCCTTTTGATTCCGGCCTATTCGGAAGTCTTACCGCGGTGTGTTGACCTTACCACCAAGTTTTCACGAAACATAACATTGAATGTACCACTGGTTTCGGCCGCTATGGACACGGTGACCGAGGCTCGTCTTGCCATTGCCATTGCTCGCGAGGGTGGTATCGGTGTTATCCACAAAAACATGTCGATAGCCGAGCAGGCTCGTCAGGTACATGCCGTTAAGCGTGCCGAAAACGGTATGATATACGATCCTGTCACCATCAAGCGCGGAAGCACCGTAAGGGATGCCTTGGCCATGATGGAGGAATTCCACATCGGTGGTATTCCCGTTGTTGATGACGACCGTAAGCTTGTAGGTATCGTTACCAATCGTGATTTGCGTTTCGAGCAGAACCTCAACCGCCTTATCGATGAGGTGATGACATCAAAGAACCTTGTCACGACTTCACAGACCACCAATCTTGAAGAGGCTGCAAGCATACTCCAACAGCATAAGATAGAGAAGTTGCCCGTAGTTGACAATGAAGGTCGACTTGTGGGCCTCGTTACATATAAGGACATAACCAAGGCTAAGGACAAGCCCAATGCCTGCAAGGACGCTCTTGGCCGTCTTCGTGTAGCCGCCGGCGTGGGTGTGACTCCCGATGTCATGGACCGCGTGGATGCACTCGTGGCTGCCGGTGTCGATGCAATCGTTATCGACACGGCTCATGGTCACAGCGCAGGTGTGGTCGGCGTGCTCCGCAGCGTTAAGGAAAAGTACCCCAACATCGACGTGGTTGTCGGCAACATTGCAACAGGCGAAGCTGCCAAGTTCCTTGTCGAGAACGGTGCCGACGGCGTTAAGGTGGGCATCGGTCCGGGCTCTATATGCACAACTCGAGTTATTGCCGGTGTGGGAGTTCCTCAGTTGTCGGCTGTCTACGATGTTGCCAAGGCTCTTGAGGGAACCAATGTTCCGTTGATTGCCGATGGCGGCATCCGTTACTCGGGTGACATTGTAAAGGCTCTTGCCGCAGGTGCTTATTCGGTTATGCTCGGCGGTATGCTTGCCGGTGTTGAGGAGTCGCCCGGCGACACTATCATCTACAACGGCCGTAAGTATAAGGCTTATCGCGGCATGGGTTCGCTTGAGGCTATGGAGAAGGGTTCAAAGGACCGCTATTTCCAGGCAGGTGAAACCGATACCCGCAAGCTTGTTCCCGAAGGAATTGCCGCCCGTGTTCCGTTCAAGGGCTCGCTCTATGAGGTTACCTATCAGATGCTCGGCGGCTTGAGAGCCGGTATGGGCTACTGCGGAGCCAAGAACATCGATAAGCTGCATAGTGCCAAGTTTACACGCATCACCAATGCCGGAGTGGCCGAGAGCCATCCTCACGATGTGGCTATCACCAGCGAGGCACCCAACTATAGTGCGTCACATCAGTAA
- a CDS encoding peptidylprolyl isomerase, with protein sequence MNVIRYIAFMPLIIAFAACSGTESDSVEDDVLVRVGASTLTADDLASNIPYGLSRDDSVKFTRAYIRTWIDNKLVGEIAARNISDTKRIDKLVEDYRNELLMWEYRRQMYAEHAAESIPVDTLRAFYEANKSDFKLKSPLVKGIYIKVPKDAAGLSDVRKWYRSDKAADIDNLEKYGLSEAIHYDYFRDRWIAWEEVEAKIPFDFGGSPDAFLSRNKTFETTRDGYVYLLSVSEYMPSGSVSPFEAAAESIRELLMSRTRVDYDRELRQQLYDQGLKDGDIEVHVDLGLNDAKQ encoded by the coding sequence ATGAATGTAATACGTTACATAGCTTTCATGCCTCTCATTATCGCTTTCGCCGCCTGCAGTGGCACCGAATCCGATTCGGTGGAGGATGATGTATTGGTGAGGGTAGGCGCATCGACGCTTACAGCCGATGATTTGGCATCGAATATTCCTTATGGATTGTCACGCGACGACAGCGTGAAGTTTACACGTGCCTATATCCGCACGTGGATTGACAATAAGCTGGTAGGGGAGATTGCCGCACGCAACATCTCCGACACAAAGCGCATCGACAAGCTTGTCGAGGATTATCGAAACGAGTTGCTGATGTGGGAATATCGCCGTCAGATGTATGCCGAGCATGCCGCCGAAAGCATTCCGGTTGACACTTTGAGAGCATTCTACGAAGCCAATAAATCGGATTTCAAGCTGAAGAGTCCGCTTGTAAAAGGCATCTACATTAAGGTCCCCAAGGATGCGGCGGGGCTGTCGGATGTGCGTAAATGGTATCGCTCCGACAAGGCCGCCGACATCGACAATCTTGAGAAATACGGATTGAGCGAAGCGATTCATTACGACTATTTTCGTGACCGATGGATTGCATGGGAAGAGGTCGAAGCCAAAATCCCCTTTGACTTCGGCGGTTCGCCCGACGCCTTTCTGAGTCGTAACAAGACATTTGAAACCACGCGTGACGGATATGTGTATCTGCTGAGCGTGAGTGAATATATGCCGTCGGGTTCCGTTTCCCCCTTTGAGGCGGCTGCCGAGAGCATAAGGGAACTGCTTATGAGCCGTACACGTGTTGACTATGACCGTGAACTGCGACAGCAACTTTATGACCAGGGGCTGAAGGACGGTGACATCGAGGTGCATGTCGACCTGGGGTTGAACGATGCCAAGCAATGA
- a CDS encoding peptidylprolyl isomerase, with amino-acid sequence MKLNKAITLFAAAGVAIAAIAQNNNVIEEVAWWIGDQPIYKSEVEEMYQTMLYERANIDGDPYCVIPEQLAIEKLFLHQAELDTVEVSEGAVSQRVEMQINYLINELGTQEKVEQFYRRPLPQIRETMMESMRNRYKVQEVQANLTKDIKTTPSDVRKYFSGLPQDSIPFVPMQVEVQILTINPVIPREEIEEVKSRLRDYADKVNKGEADFSTLAILHSEAQDGSGMRGGETGFLGRGHLEPEYAAAAFNLNDTKKVSKIVETTYGYHIIQLIEKRGDRINTRHILLRPKVAEKDLTDAINRLDSVRSDILAEKFTFEDAVAGLSQDKNTRFNRGLMVNGETGTTRFQMGELPQEVSRAVNTMSIGEVSKPFIMSDPTNNREIVVIVKLADRIDGHRATLSDDYQMIKNMYENSLRNKIIAEWIDKKIKDTYVRIEDGWRDCDFQHDGWLKRNKNQ; translated from the coding sequence GTGAAACTAAACAAAGCAATCACATTATTTGCAGCCGCCGGGGTGGCGATCGCTGCTATAGCGCAAAACAACAATGTCATTGAAGAAGTGGCATGGTGGATAGGCGATCAGCCCATCTATAAGTCGGAAGTCGAGGAGATGTATCAGACCATGCTCTATGAGCGTGCCAACATAGACGGTGATCCCTATTGCGTGATTCCCGAACAACTCGCTATCGAGAAGCTTTTCTTGCATCAGGCCGAACTTGATACGGTCGAGGTTTCCGAGGGTGCAGTTTCACAGCGTGTGGAAATGCAGATCAACTATCTTATCAATGAGCTTGGAACTCAGGAGAAGGTTGAGCAGTTCTATCGTCGTCCGTTGCCTCAGATACGTGAAACGATGATGGAGTCTATGCGTAATCGATATAAGGTGCAGGAGGTGCAGGCCAATCTCACCAAGGACATCAAGACCACACCCTCCGATGTCCGCAAATATTTCTCGGGACTTCCTCAGGACAGTATTCCTTTCGTGCCCATGCAGGTGGAGGTGCAGATTCTCACTATAAATCCCGTGATTCCGCGAGAGGAAATCGAGGAGGTCAAGTCGCGACTGCGTGACTATGCCGATAAGGTCAATAAGGGCGAAGCCGATTTCTCGACTCTTGCCATTCTCCACTCCGAGGCACAGGACGGTTCGGGTATGCGAGGCGGTGAAACCGGATTCCTCGGTCGCGGTCATCTCGAGCCTGAGTATGCCGCTGCCGCTTTTAACCTGAATGACACCAAGAAGGTGTCCAAGATAGTTGAAACAACCTATGGCTACCACATAATTCAGCTTATCGAGAAGCGCGGCGACCGCATCAACACCCGACACATCCTGCTGCGCCCGAAGGTTGCTGAAAAGGATCTTACCGACGCTATAAACCGACTCGATTCAGTGCGCTCCGACATTCTTGCCGAGAAGTTCACCTTTGAGGATGCTGTAGCGGGTTTGTCGCAGGATAAGAATACACGATTCAACCGCGGATTGATGGTGAATGGCGAAACCGGTACTACTCGATTCCAGATGGGTGAACTGCCGCAGGAGGTGAGCCGCGCAGTAAACACCATGTCGATAGGCGAGGTGTCGAAGCCGTTCATCATGTCGGATCCCACCAACAACCGTGAGATAGTGGTTATCGTGAAACTGGCCGACCGCATCGATGGACATCGCGCGACATTGAGCGACGACTACCAGATGATAAAGAACATGTACGAAAACTCGTTGCGCAATAAGATAATTGCCGAGTGGATCGACAAGAAAATCAAGGATACCTACGTGCGCATCGAGGATGGATGGCGCGACTGTGATTTCCAGCACGATGGCTGGTTGAAGCGAAACAAAAATCAGTGA
- a CDS encoding OstA-like protein — protein MATNDTLAIKPTIPSANRHTEGRVFLERADKLLMDEKVSTEYQVLIGNVQFRKGDMFMFCDSAHFYEASSSLNAFGNVRMEQGDTLFVYADELDYNGADELATFYGDDINPVRLINKDVELETYTFYYDIASNIGYYDNEGKITDAENQLTSGYGQYSPDTKDAEFREHVVLNDIEDKDFRMTTETLLYNTGTHIARIVSPTTIVTDSATVYSSNGIYNTDMGFSELFDRSLIVTEGGSTLTGDTIYYDQKAGFGEAFGNMVLTDSVRQTMLEGNYGCYFEKQDSAFATNRARILEYSKGDTLYMHGDTIRSYVLHDDSTHVMTAYPRVRFWRVDIQGLCDSLSFMERDSTLYMHRHPIVWNEARQIFGNVIYVHFNDSTVDWAKLPEFGFTAEHVGEEFYNQLSGKEMLATFVDGNMRRLDVSGNVEVVMLPEESDSTINKIVNSESSFLTADFSAGPMQVERIKMWPEVTGTATPLYLAKKSIFYLSNFQWYEALRPKDKDDIFNIPPEMEALLNEPDPSVRKRRVD, from the coding sequence TTGGCAACCAATGATACTTTGGCGATAAAGCCTACCATTCCATCGGCTAATCGTCACACCGAAGGTCGTGTGTTTCTTGAACGTGCCGACAAGCTGTTGATGGATGAGAAGGTCAGCACCGAATATCAGGTGCTGATAGGTAACGTGCAGTTCCGAAAGGGCGATATGTTCATGTTCTGTGACAGCGCTCATTTCTACGAAGCGTCAAGCTCGTTGAACGCTTTTGGAAATGTGAGGATGGAGCAGGGCGACACCCTGTTTGTATATGCTGACGAGCTTGACTATAACGGTGCCGATGAACTTGCCACTTTCTACGGCGATGACATAAATCCGGTGCGACTTATTAATAAGGATGTCGAATTGGAAACTTATACTTTCTATTACGACATTGCGTCGAATATCGGTTACTATGACAACGAGGGCAAGATTACCGATGCCGAGAATCAGTTGACTTCGGGTTACGGACAATACAGCCCCGATACCAAGGATGCCGAGTTCCGCGAGCATGTGGTGCTGAACGACATTGAGGATAAGGACTTCCGCATGACTACCGAAACTCTGCTTTACAATACCGGCACCCATATAGCACGCATCGTTAGCCCCACGACTATTGTCACCGACAGTGCAACCGTCTACTCAAGTAACGGTATCTATAATACTGACATGGGCTTCTCGGAACTCTTTGACCGGTCGCTTATCGTCACCGAGGGAGGCAGCACATTGACAGGCGACACCATATACTACGACCAGAAAGCCGGTTTTGGCGAGGCTTTCGGCAACATGGTGCTTACCGACTCGGTTAGGCAGACAATGCTTGAGGGCAACTACGGCTGTTACTTTGAGAAACAGGACAGCGCATTTGCCACCAATCGTGCCCGAATCCTTGAATACAGCAAGGGCGACACTCTCTATATGCATGGCGACACGATACGTTCCTATGTGTTGCACGACGACTCCACCCATGTCATGACGGCCTATCCGCGTGTGCGTTTTTGGCGAGTCGACATCCAGGGACTTTGCGATTCGTTAAGCTTCATGGAGCGTGACTCCACCCTCTATATGCACCGTCATCCCATTGTGTGGAATGAGGCGCGTCAGATATTCGGAAATGTGATATATGTGCATTTCAATGACTCCACGGTCGATTGGGCCAAGTTGCCCGAGTTCGGTTTTACGGCCGAGCATGTAGGCGAGGAGTTTTACAATCAGCTTAGCGGAAAGGAGATGCTGGCGACATTTGTCGACGGCAATATGCGCAGGCTCGATGTAAGCGGCAATGTCGAGGTGGTGATGTTGCCAGAGGAGAGCGACTCTACCATAAACAAGATAGTGAATTCCGAGAGTAGCTTCCTTACAGCCGATTTCTCTGCCGGGCCAATGCAGGTAGAGCGTATAAAGATGTGGCCTGAAGTCACGGGAACGGCTACACCTCTTTATTTGGCCAAGAAGTCGATATTCTATCTCTCCAATTTCCAATGGTATGAAGCGTTGCGTCCAAAGGATAAGGATGACATATTCAACATTCCTCCCGAAATGGAGGCATTGTTGAACGAGCCCGATCCATCGGTTAGAAAACGACGGGTCGATTAG
- a CDS encoding YraN family protein, with amino-acid sequence MAQHNELGKWGEQVAYEYLLVQGYTMVERDTRQGHFEIDLIATKGNRIIFIEVKTRSDLKVDPVQSINSRKIGRICAAANSYVKQHKLPHEVQFDIVIVIGNPDNYTIEHIPDAFIAPMRGYR; translated from the coding sequence ATGGCACAACATAACGAACTTGGGAAATGGGGCGAACAGGTGGCCTACGAGTATCTTCTCGTGCAAGGTTACACGATGGTTGAGCGTGACACCCGGCAAGGGCATTTTGAAATCGACCTTATAGCCACCAAGGGCAACCGCATCATATTCATCGAGGTCAAGACGCGTTCCGACCTCAAGGTCGATCCCGTTCAATCGATAAACTCACGCAAGATAGGACGAATATGCGCCGCCGCCAACAGCTATGTAAAACAACACAAACTGCCCCATGAGGTGCAGTTTGATATTGTCATTGTCATCGGAAATCCCGACAACTATACGATTGAACACATTCCCGACGCATTCATTGCGCCGATGCGCGGATACCGCTAA
- a CDS encoding glycosyltransferase family 2 protein, whose product MNHIPLISVIVPVYNTAPFLDECLESIALQSCDNMEVILIDDGSTDGSNAICRRRVERDGRFRLVECDNCGPSVARNAGIDVSRGEYVTFVDSDDVIARDYVTRLYAMMADADMAVTRVGGKMRHCDSEPLIMSRDDAMKSLLYQDGIDSSVSGKMFARHLFDEERFTPGIMYEDLDIMPRIIGKARRIVFRDEVLYFYRKRAGSRLSVFTRDRLDVLDVVGRIGEYVALNCPAASAAAKSRMLSAHFNMFVLLVRNGLGDSKEADACWDAISKLRMDCLRDKRVRAKNKLGIIASLPGRSFFKLLSRLSK is encoded by the coding sequence GTGAATCATATCCCTTTAATATCGGTAATAGTTCCGGTCTACAACACGGCTCCCTTTCTTGACGAATGTCTTGAGAGCATTGCCTTGCAGTCGTGCGACAATATGGAGGTGATTCTTATTGATGACGGTTCGACCGACGGAAGTAACGCTATATGTCGCCGGCGTGTTGAACGTGACGGTCGATTCCGCTTGGTTGAATGTGACAATTGCGGCCCTTCGGTTGCACGTAACGCCGGAATCGATGTGTCGCGGGGCGAGTATGTCACGTTTGTCGACAGTGACGATGTAATAGCCCGTGATTATGTCACGCGGTTATATGCGATGATGGCCGATGCTGATATGGCGGTGACGCGTGTAGGTGGCAAGATGCGTCACTGTGATTCAGAACCTCTGATTATGTCACGTGACGATGCCATGAAGTCGTTGCTTTATCAGGACGGTATCGATTCATCGGTATCGGGAAAGATGTTTGCGCGTCACCTGTTTGACGAGGAGCGTTTCACCCCCGGAATCATGTATGAGGACCTCGACATAATGCCGCGTATAATAGGAAAGGCCCGCAGGATTGTATTCCGTGATGAGGTGTTATATTTCTACCGCAAGCGCGCCGGAAGCCGGTTGTCGGTTTTCACCCGTGACAGGCTTGATGTACTCGATGTCGTCGGACGAATAGGGGAGTATGTCGCTCTCAATTGCCCCGCTGCGTCGGCTGCCGCTAAAAGCCGCATGCTGAGTGCACACTTCAATATGTTTGTCCTGCTTGTGCGTAACGGTTTGGGTGACTCTAAGGAAGCCGATGCTTGTTGGGATGCCATATCGAAGTTGCGCATGGATTGCCTGCGTGACAAGCGGGTAAGGGCAAAGAATAAGCTCGGTATAATCGCTTCGTTGCCGGGACGGAGTTTCTTCAAATTATTGTCACGCCTGTCGAAATGA
- a CDS encoding glycosyltransferase family 2 protein, with translation MMNVAVSIVTYHTDCDELRRCLASLSSPVVSKVYVVDNARDIAVKELCGRYPVVEYMANDNVGYGAGHNVALRKSIEAGVRYHLVLNSDVEFLPESVEIAVRYMEQNENVALLHPRIVDSTGALQYTSRMLPTPWNVFARRFMPSFISRLSDERYLLKSMSHDAIFDAPYHQGSFMLLRVSALKRVGLFDERFFMYPEDIDLSRRLYRMYRTIYYPGITVVHHHRAASYHNSRMLWIHIVNMMKYFNKWGWFFDRERKEFNARLR, from the coding sequence ATGATGAATGTAGCGGTTTCCATAGTAACGTATCACACCGATTGTGACGAGTTGCGCCGTTGTCTTGCGTCACTCTCTTCGCCTGTCGTGAGCAAGGTGTATGTGGTGGATAATGCCCGTGACATCGCCGTCAAGGAGCTTTGCGGCCGATACCCCGTCGTTGAGTACATGGCTAATGACAATGTGGGTTACGGTGCGGGGCACAATGTGGCGTTACGTAAGAGCATTGAAGCGGGCGTGCGTTACCATCTTGTGCTGAACAGCGATGTGGAATTTCTCCCGGAGTCGGTTGAGATAGCCGTGCGTTACATGGAGCAGAATGAGAATGTGGCTTTGCTGCATCCGCGCATTGTCGATTCAACAGGTGCGTTACAATACACGAGCCGCATGCTTCCCACGCCGTGGAATGTATTTGCCCGGCGTTTCATGCCGTCATTTATCTCACGATTGTCCGATGAGCGTTATCTGCTTAAATCCATGTCACACGATGCAATATTCGATGCTCCCTATCATCAGGGTAGCTTTATGCTGCTGCGCGTGTCGGCACTGAAAAGAGTAGGATTGTTTGACGAGCGGTTCTTCATGTATCCCGAGGACATCGACCTTTCACGCCGATTGTACAGGATGTATCGCACAATATACTATCCGGGAATAACGGTGGTCCACCATCACCGTGCAGCTTCCTATCACAACAGCAGGATGTTGTGGATTCACATCGTGAACATGATGAAATATTTTAACAAGTGGGGTTGGTTTTTCGACCGGGAGCGCAAGGAGTTTAATGCACGATTGCGTTGA
- the mutL gene encoding DNA mismatch repair endonuclease MutL has translation MSDIIKLLPDSVANQIAAGEVIQRPASVIKELVENAIDAGATIVKIILKDAGRTLIQVVDNGCGMSPTDARLAFERHSTSKISQASDLFSLHTMGFRGEALASICAISQVELRTMRKDDNIGTRIVISGSTVESQEPDVCTPGSNMMVKNLFFNVPARRKFLKSDHVEMSNILREFERLALVNPNVEFLLVHNDTTVHQLMKCSFKQRIIDLFGKALDKQLVPVETDTSLVRISGFVSRPENARKRGALQYLMVNGRNMRHPYFHKAVMQCYDQLIPADEQPCYFLNFTVDPDTIDVNIHPTKNEIKFENEQPIWQILTAVIKEGLGKFNAVPSIEFDVTDAPDIPVFNPNANASHEVKIDKSYNPFNTTSTRDSSPSTSGGSWRSGLNDATQDWEKLYEDFARNRDESYETMRGSALNDMTDDIDLSAVSSTMNDDAAGELDFGAVTDSQSVMQLKNRYILSPSKSGLMVIDQHRAHVRILYDRYIDLANLDALSTQRVIFPEVVDLTAAQNAVMEGIVDEANALGFDISCLGDNSWTLNGMPSVMNDVNPRELMLSMIDTVVDGSGKIADDLRHHIALSMARAAAIKPGRQLTSAEMEHLLGDLFKLTTPNYTPDGKIIINIIAIDDIARLFA, from the coding sequence ATGAGCGATATAATAAAGCTGTTGCCCGATTCGGTGGCTAACCAGATAGCGGCCGGAGAGGTGATTCAGCGTCCCGCATCGGTGATAAAGGAGTTGGTCGAAAATGCTATAGATGCGGGAGCTACAATCGTAAAAATAATACTTAAAGACGCCGGACGCACTTTGATACAGGTTGTCGACAACGGTTGCGGAATGTCGCCTACCGATGCACGACTGGCATTTGAGCGTCACTCTACATCCAAAATATCACAGGCCTCCGATCTGTTCTCGCTTCACACAATGGGATTCCGTGGCGAGGCTCTTGCTTCGATATGCGCCATATCGCAAGTCGAATTGCGCACTATGCGTAAGGACGACAACATAGGCACACGCATCGTCATCAGCGGCTCGACTGTTGAAAGCCAGGAGCCCGATGTGTGTACGCCGGGAAGCAACATGATGGTCAAGAATCTATTCTTCAATGTGCCCGCAAGGCGAAAGTTCCTTAAAAGCGATCACGTTGAGATGAGCAACATACTCCGTGAGTTTGAGCGCCTTGCATTGGTCAATCCCAATGTGGAGTTTCTGTTGGTACATAACGACACGACTGTCCATCAATTGATGAAATGCTCGTTTAAGCAGCGTATAATCGACCTTTTCGGCAAGGCTCTTGACAAGCAGCTTGTCCCGGTTGAAACCGACACTTCGCTCGTGCGCATATCGGGATTTGTCAGCCGACCGGAAAATGCGCGTAAGAGGGGAGCCTTGCAATATCTGATGGTCAACGGGCGCAATATGCGTCACCCCTATTTCCACAAGGCGGTGATGCAGTGTTACGACCAGTTGATTCCAGCCGATGAGCAACCGTGCTATTTCCTGAACTTCACGGTTGACCCCGATACGATAGATGTCAACATACATCCCACCAAGAACGAGATAAAGTTTGAGAACGAGCAGCCTATATGGCAGATTCTCACGGCTGTCATAAAGGAGGGTCTGGGTAAGTTCAACGCCGTGCCGTCGATTGAATTTGATGTCACCGATGCTCCCGATATTCCCGTGTTCAATCCCAATGCCAATGCCAGCCATGAGGTGAAAATCGACAAGTCATACAATCCTTTCAACACCACCTCCACGCGCGATTCATCGCCGTCGACATCGGGCGGTTCATGGCGAAGCGGATTGAATGACGCAACGCAGGATTGGGAGAAGCTTTACGAAGACTTTGCACGTAACCGTGATGAGTCCTACGAAACAATGCGCGGAAGTGCGTTGAACGACATGACCGATGATATCGACCTGTCGGCCGTATCGTCGACCATGAATGATGATGCCGCCGGGGAACTGGACTTTGGAGCGGTGACCGACAGTCAGAGCGTAATGCAGCTTAAGAACCGTTACATATTGTCGCCCTCCAAGTCGGGGCTCATGGTCATCGATCAGCATCGCGCTCATGTGAGGATACTCTATGACCGTTACATCGATCTTGCAAATCTTGATGCGTTGAGCACACAGCGTGTGATATTTCCCGAAGTCGTCGACCTTACCGCCGCGCAGAATGCCGTTATGGAGGGTATCGTCGATGAGGCAAATGCCCTCGGCTTCGACATCTCATGTTTGGGCGACAACTCTTGGACTCTTAACGGTATGCCTTCGGTAATGAACGATGTCAACCCGAGAGAACTGATGCTCTCGATGATTGACACTGTTGTCGATGGAAGCGGTAAGATAGCCGATGACCTGCGTCACCACATTGCATTGTCGATGGCGAGAGCCGCGGCGATAAAGCCGGGGCGTCAGCTTACATCGGCCGAAATGGAGCATCTGCTCGGCGATTTGTTTAAACTGACTACGCCCAACTATACTCCCGACGGGAAAATTATAATAAACATCATAGCAATCGATGACATAGCGCGACTTTTTGCATGA